From one Candidatus Gastranaerophilales bacterium genomic stretch:
- a CDS encoding aspartate kinase has protein sequence MGLVVQKFGGSSVADADKIRNVANCVIKEKNKGNQVVVVVSAMGKTTNYLMELAKEISQKPDLRELDVLLTTGEQVSIAMLSMALIEKGYKAVSLNAMQIGIITENIHNKARIVDVKTDKLKQKLNEDNIVVVAGFQGVTPEGEITTLGRGGSDTSAVAIAAALNADRCDIYTDVDGVYTADPRVVSNATRLDKILYAEMLELARVGAKVLHPRSVETAKQFDVKLRVRSSFNHDDLGTLVVGAEDMEIYRPVSGVAADLTQIRISVTHIPDTPGTAAALFGKLADNNVSVDMIIQTHAKTDSTNDIDFTVGQNDLQTALRIVEAFKKEFNSGEILIDENIAKVSIVGAGMIDRPGIAANMFRALAEAQINIKMISTSEIKISCVIDKQQADKAVKSLHTKFDLDQNQEIAKVYGL, from the coding sequence ATGGGTTTAGTAGTACAAAAGTTCGGCGGATCGTCTGTAGCAGATGCAGATAAAATAAGAAACGTGGCCAATTGTGTTATTAAGGAAAAAAATAAAGGAAATCAGGTTGTAGTAGTTGTATCAGCTATGGGAAAAACCACCAACTATTTGATGGAACTTGCCAAAGAAATCTCGCAAAAACCTGATTTAAGGGAGCTTGATGTACTTTTAACCACAGGTGAACAGGTTTCTATAGCAATGCTTAGTATGGCATTAATAGAAAAAGGATATAAAGCAGTAAGCTTAAATGCTATGCAAATAGGTATTATTACGGAAAATATTCACAATAAAGCAAGAATTGTTGATGTAAAAACAGATAAATTAAAGCAAAAACTTAACGAAGATAATATTGTTGTTGTAGCAGGGTTTCAAGGGGTAACTCCCGAAGGAGAAATAACCACCCTCGGCAGAGGCGGTTCTGATACCTCTGCCGTAGCTATTGCAGCGGCATTAAATGCAGACAGATGTGATATTTATACGGACGTGGATGGTGTTTATACGGCAGACCCGAGAGTAGTCTCAAATGCAACACGTTTGGATAAAATTTTATATGCTGAAATGCTTGAGCTTGCAAGAGTAGGCGCAAAAGTATTGCATCCCCGTTCTGTTGAAACAGCAAAACAATTTGACGTTAAATTGCGTGTAAGAAGCAGTTTTAACCATGACGATTTAGGTACATTAGTAGTAGGAGCAGAAGATATGGAAATTTACAGACCCGTAAGCGGCGTCGCGGCAGACTTAACTCAAATCAGAATATCGGTAACACACATTCCCGACACTCCGGGTACAGCAGCGGCATTGTTTGGCAAACTTGCTGACAACAACGTCAGCGTTGATATGATTATCCAAACACATGCAAAAACAGACAGTACAAACGATATTGACTTTACGGTAGGTCAAAATGATTTACAAACTGCTCTTAGAATTGTAGAAGCATTTAAAAAAGAATTTAACTCCGGTGAAATTCTTATCGATGAAAATATTGCCAAAGTAAGCATAGTAGGCGCAGGCATGATTGACAGACCCGGGATTGCCGCTAATATGTTCAGGGCATTGGCAGAAGCTCAAATTAATATTAAAATGATTTCTACAAGTGAAATCAAAATCAGCTGTGTTATTGATAAACAACAGGCTGATAAAGCGGTAAAATCTCTTCATACAAAATTTGACTTAGACCAAAATCAGGAAATAGCTAAAGTTTACGGTTTATAA
- the leuS gene encoding leucine--tRNA ligase, with amino-acid sequence MKEQYYPQEIEKKWQKIWDETQLNKTPDDSPKPKYYALSMFPYPSGRLHMGHVRNYTITDMIARVKRMQGYNVLHPMGWDSFGLPAENAAINSGANPADWTYKNIDYMREQLKTLGLMYDWDREIATCSSDYYKFTQWLFLQFYKKGLAYKKEAAVNWCNKCATVLANEQVIDGKCWRCDEVVEKKYLSQWFLKITEYADKLLEDLDKLEGWPSRVKLMQKNWIGKSSGAILKFKLAENPEIEIPVYTTRPDTAFGITYVVVAPEYPDIEALTTAENLQSVKEYQEMARKASEIDRLSTERVKTGVALGTHLINPFTGEKVPLWTADYALLEYGTGAVMAVPAHDIRDFEFAAKFNLPVIEVIKNPDKKDDKPLEDAYVDSGIMVNSGQFNGMDNNEAKKAMTDFAEANGFGYHKVQFRLRDWLISRQRYWGAPIPVVYCEKCGEQPVGEEDLPVLLPEDVDFKAVGKSPILTSPTFVETTCPKCGGKATRDCDTMDTFICSSWYYLRYADPHNTKLPFDRDKVNHWLSVDQYVGGIEHAILHLLYSRFFTKALKDFGLLDFDEPFKNLLTQGMVLKDGSKMSKSKGNTVDPDEIFKSYGADTARLFILSDSPPERDFDWSDAGVEGCYKFLNRVWRSIASVQDKLDINIQSYNYADLDSTAKNLVLKTHLTIKGVTEDIENAFQFNTVISKIRELVNAINDFTAVKNEYSGNDKGVLNEAVITLIKILAPITPHLSEEVWQNLGAQGSIHDAPWCKYVEEYTVADNITLVLQINGKTRDKLEVPQNTSKEECEKIALANERVQKFLEGLSVVKVIVVPKKLVNIVAK; translated from the coding sequence ATGAAAGAGCAATATTATCCTCAGGAAATTGAAAAAAAATGGCAAAAAATCTGGGACGAAACCCAACTGAACAAAACTCCCGATGACTCGCCAAAACCAAAATATTATGCTCTTTCTATGTTCCCGTATCCTTCAGGCAGACTGCATATGGGGCATGTTCGCAACTATACCATAACGGATATGATTGCCCGTGTGAAAAGAATGCAAGGCTATAATGTGTTGCATCCTATGGGCTGGGACAGTTTCGGGCTTCCTGCGGAAAATGCCGCCATCAATTCCGGTGCAAACCCTGCTGACTGGACATATAAAAATATTGACTATATGAGAGAACAGCTTAAAACCTTGGGTTTAATGTACGATTGGGACAGAGAAATAGCTACCTGCTCGAGCGATTATTACAAATTCACCCAATGGTTATTTTTGCAGTTTTATAAAAAAGGTCTGGCTTATAAAAAAGAAGCCGCCGTGAACTGGTGCAACAAATGCGCAACCGTGCTTGCAAACGAACAGGTAATTGACGGCAAATGCTGGAGATGCGATGAAGTCGTAGAGAAAAAATACCTCTCTCAATGGTTTCTTAAAATCACAGAATATGCGGACAAATTGCTCGAAGACTTAGACAAGCTTGAAGGCTGGCCTTCAAGGGTAAAATTAATGCAAAAAAACTGGATAGGAAAGTCTTCCGGCGCAATTTTGAAGTTCAAACTTGCAGAAAACCCCGAGATTGAAATCCCTGTCTATACAACAAGACCCGATACGGCTTTTGGTATAACTTATGTTGTTGTAGCTCCTGAATATCCGGACATAGAAGCTCTTACAACAGCTGAAAATCTTCAATCAGTGAAAGAATATCAGGAAATGGCACGCAAAGCCAGTGAAATAGACAGATTATCGACCGAAAGAGTAAAAACAGGCGTTGCGTTGGGAACCCACCTCATCAATCCTTTCACAGGCGAAAAAGTACCTCTTTGGACAGCGGATTATGCCCTTTTAGAATACGGTACAGGCGCAGTAATGGCAGTTCCCGCACACGATATAAGAGATTTCGAATTCGCAGCAAAATTCAACCTTCCTGTTATAGAAGTAATTAAAAATCCCGATAAAAAAGATGATAAGCCGCTTGAAGACGCTTACGTCGACAGCGGTATTATGGTAAATTCAGGGCAGTTTAACGGAATGGATAACAACGAAGCTAAAAAGGCAATGACCGATTTTGCAGAGGCAAACGGCTTTGGATATCATAAAGTTCAATTCAGGTTGAGAGATTGGCTGATTTCAAGACAAAGGTACTGGGGAGCGCCAATTCCCGTAGTTTACTGTGAAAAATGCGGTGAACAGCCTGTCGGGGAAGAAGACCTGCCGGTATTGCTCCCTGAAGATGTGGATTTTAAAGCGGTAGGTAAATCACCGATATTAACTTCGCCGACTTTTGTAGAAACAACCTGCCCAAAATGTGGCGGGAAAGCAACCAGAGATTGCGATACAATGGATACATTTATTTGCTCAAGCTGGTACTACCTGCGCTATGCCGACCCGCATAATACAAAACTTCCTTTTGACAGAGATAAAGTCAACCATTGGCTTAGTGTGGACCAATATGTCGGCGGTATAGAACACGCTATTTTGCACCTGCTCTATTCAAGATTTTTCACAAAAGCACTAAAAGATTTTGGTTTGCTTGATTTTGACGAGCCTTTTAAAAATCTTCTTACCCAAGGTATGGTACTAAAAGACGGCTCAAAAATGAGTAAATCAAAAGGCAATACCGTTGACCCGGATGAAATTTTTAAAAGCTACGGTGCGGATACGGCAAGACTGTTTATCTTAAGCGATTCACCGCCTGAAAGAGATTTTGACTGGAGCGATGCAGGTGTTGAAGGCTGCTACAAATTTTTAAACAGAGTTTGGCGCTCAATCGCAAGCGTTCAAGACAAGCTTGATATCAACATCCAATCTTACAATTATGCTGATTTGGATTCTACAGCTAAAAACCTTGTCTTAAAAACCCATTTAACGATAAAAGGCGTAACCGAAGACATAGAGAACGCCTTCCAGTTTAATACAGTAATAAGTAAAATCAGAGAGCTTGTAAATGCAATAAATGATTTTACCGCAGTAAAAAACGAATATAGTGGAAATGATAAAGGCGTTTTAAACGAAGCTGTTATTACTTTAATTAAAATTTTAGCGCCTATTACTCCCCACTTGAGCGAAGAAGTATGGCAAAATTTGGGAGCGCAAGGCTCTATCCATGATGCACCATGGTGCAAATATGTTGAAGAATATACCGTTGCCGACAATATTACGCTTGTGCTTCAAATAAACGGCAAAACAAGAGATAAGCTTGAAGTACCCCAAAATACATCCAAGGAAGAATGCGAAAAAATAGCTCTTGCGAACGAAAGGGTGCAAAAATTCCTGGAAGGCTTAAGTGTAGTAAAGGTAATCGTTGTACCTAAAAAGTTGGTTAATATAGTAGCTAAATAG
- the bcp gene encoding thioredoxin-dependent thiol peroxidase: MSIENLKLQGIDKDGNEKEYSLADFKGKKLVLYFYPKDNTPGCTQEACDFRDNFNRLTSLAQVVGVSPDSIKSHKGFQDKHELNFTLLSDPEHKLAEAFEAWSEKSMYGKKYMGIVRSTFLLDENNNVIKSWKDVKVQGHVDEVIDELQQSV; the protein is encoded by the coding sequence ATGAGCATAGAAAATTTAAAACTTCAAGGCATAGACAAAGACGGCAACGAAAAAGAATATTCTCTGGCGGATTTTAAAGGCAAAAAACTTGTACTATACTTCTACCCTAAAGACAATACCCCGGGCTGTACTCAGGAAGCCTGCGATTTCAGGGATAATTTTAATAGATTAACAAGTTTAGCGCAAGTAGTAGGCGTAAGCCCTGACAGTATAAAAAGCCATAAAGGTTTTCAGGATAAACACGAGCTTAACTTTACACTTCTATCAGACCCGGAACATAAATTAGCCGAAGCATTTGAAGCCTGGAGCGAAAAATCAATGTACGGCAAAAAATATATGGGCATAGTCCGTTCTACATTTTTACTTGATGAAAACAACAATGTTATAAAATCCTGGAAAGATGTAAAAGTTCAAGGACACGTTGATGAAGTTATAGACGAACTTCAACAATCAGTTTAA
- a CDS encoding MarC family protein translates to MEGIISIFVIQFWALFLTIDAIGVTPIFISLTSGIDAARRKQIANKGVLIAFLILVFFALTGSILLDLFGISLPAFRLAGGILLLLLSIEMVLSKTKSGTNEESDSDIAVFPISIPLLSGPAAITMLILFIKQSNGLIWKKLIVLLALLLNMVIVWVCLRFASKISKLMGNTGANVVTKIFGILLTALACQFIIDGIFEAIKLN, encoded by the coding sequence ATGGAAGGTATAATTTCGATATTTGTAATACAATTTTGGGCGTTGTTTCTAACTATAGATGCAATAGGCGTTACGCCTATTTTTATATCTTTAACGTCAGGTATTGACGCGGCAAGACGCAAACAAATAGCAAACAAAGGGGTATTGATTGCGTTTTTAATATTAGTGTTTTTTGCTCTTACAGGCTCTATTTTGTTGGATTTATTCGGGATATCACTTCCCGCATTCAGGCTTGCGGGGGGAATTTTGCTTCTTTTGCTTTCTATAGAAATGGTTCTTTCCAAGACAAAATCCGGCACAAATGAAGAATCGGACAGTGATATTGCGGTATTTCCGATTTCCATTCCTCTTTTATCCGGTCCTGCCGCCATTACTATGCTTATATTATTTATTAAACAGTCAAACGGTCTTATTTGGAAGAAGTTAATTGTTCTTTTGGCTCTGCTTTTAAATATGGTAATTGTGTGGGTATGCCTGAGATTTGCCTCAAAAATAAGCAAACTGATGGGGAATACCGGTGCAAATGTAGTTACAAAGATTTTTGGTATCCTTTTAACGGCGCTTGCGTGTCAGTTTATTATTGACGGAATTTTTGAAGCGATAAAATTAAACTGA